ACAAAGATGTCCCCTATTTTCGCCGCTTCCTCAATTGGCATCACCTGAAACCCGTCCATGATCGCTTCCAGCCCTTTCACAGGATTCACCTCAGTAACAATTACTCGGGCTCCCATGCCAAGTGCTCTCATCGCTATGCCCCGGCCGCACCAGCCATACCCTGCCACCACAAAGACTGACCCTGCGATGAGAGTATTTGTGGCCCTCAAGATACCATCTATTGTCGACTGTCCGGTCCCATATCTGTTATCGAAAAGATGCTTGGTCTTAGATTCATTGACTGCGATGACCGGATACTTGAGAGCACTGTCCTTTTCCATGTTCTTCAGGCGAATCACTCCGGTGGTAGTCTCCTCAGTACCTCCCAGCACACCCCCAACGAGCTCGCTCCGTTTTGAATGGAGTGATGATATGAGGTCAGCACCGTCGTCCATGGTTACGTGCGGTTTCATGTCCAGGACGCTTTCTATGTGGTCATAATAAGTCTTGTCATCTTCTCCTCTGATGGCAAATACCGGAATGCCGAAGTCTTTCACCAGCGAGGCCGCAACATCGTCAGAAGTAGAAAGTGGATTTGACCCACACAGCTTTACCTCTGCTCCTCCAGCCCTCAAGGTCCTCATGAGGTTAGCTGTTTCAGTGGTGACGTGGAGACAGCAGGCAACTCTCAATCCTTTCAGGGGCTTGCTCTTTTCAAATTCATCTCTTATTGATTCAAGAACAGGCATGTTTGCATCAGCCCATTCTATCTTCGTCAAGCCCTCCTCCGAAAACGAAACATCCTTCACATGGTTCTTCATGCCTCTGCTCCTGTCTTTATGCTGTCTGCTGTATCCCTCAGCTCCCACGTGAATCCCTTTTCCTCACGGCCGAAGTGGCCGTAGCAGGCGGTCCTCTTGAACATTGGCCTGAGCAGATCGAATTTCTTGATCATTCCAGCGGGGGATAGGTCGTATATATCTTTGATAACCTTCGACAGGTTTTCGTCATCGCAGCTGCCGAACGTATTTAGATTCACAGCCATTGGCTGAGAAACGCCGATAACGTAGGAAAGCTGGACCTCACAGCGGTCTGTCAGGCCACTCGCGACCAC
This genomic stretch from candidate division TA06 bacterium harbors:
- a CDS encoding adenosylhomocysteinase — its product is MKNHVKDVSFSEEGLTKIEWADANMPVLESIRDEFEKSKPLKGLRVACCLHVTTETANLMRTLRAGGAEVKLCGSNPLSTSDDVAASLVKDFGIPVFAIRGEDDKTYYDHIESVLDMKPHVTMDDGADLISSLHSKRSELVGGVLGGTEETTTGVIRLKNMEKDSALKYPVIAVNESKTKHLFDNRYGTGQSTIDGILRATNTLIAGSVFVVAGYGWCGRGIAMRALGMGARVIVTEVNPVKGLEAIMDGFQVMPIEEAAKIGDIFVTATGNKHVIAAELFELMKNRAILANSGHFDVEIDVKGLEKAAKSKKRIRESAEEYVLPNGRKVVLLAQGRLVNLSAAEGHPARVMDMSFANQSLAAKHIKDNHSSLEKRVYTLPDEIDHQIAMLKLESLGVSIDELTDEQKAYLAAWQEGT